One Coffea arabica cultivar ET-39 chromosome 5c, Coffea Arabica ET-39 HiFi, whole genome shotgun sequence DNA window includes the following coding sequences:
- the LOC113689523 gene encoding putative disease resistance protein RGA3, with the protein MADTVLSFVGVILDKILPLAADEISRVWGVEKDLQKLAKKVEMMEALIFDAKCKQSTSKAVQLWLKRLRSIARDAEIVLDDFGYEVLRQKVENRKRDKVRNFFSSSNPISFRTEMANKIKNVSASLEEAYREANQIGLHPAQIRMTSADQKEDRSTDPFVDESQTVGRGVEASQVVSMLISSDYKKDLPVISIVGMGGQGKTTLAQLVLKNECVAKHFDKTIWVCVSDDFKVERLLNEMLQSLEGKSAETTNTEALVRKLQENLKGKNYLLVLDDIWNENREKWDGMRGRLLAIGGAPGSKILATTRSDEVATAMQASRLHHLDILSDDHSWMLFEKLAFADGGARKTQYLADIGRRILKKCGGVPLAIKVIGGLLYSKKDGSEWLKLEKSEIWNESTNTEGGVMSVLKLSYENLPSLSVKQCFASCSIFPKDADMRKESLIQIWMAQGLINDAKGGGHLQMEDIGSDCFNVLLRSSLLQAGYKNSINGIRSCRMHDLVHDLSLRVSNNCFLNTENGMVVSHNDEVVHLTVVLSRGKMLKNIEGIPPNLQTLYYIGDDGIMLEDILESSKYLSVLKVDCRAVTHLPNAVGDMKHLRHLDISRTGITALPDSITKLYNLMTLKVSRLEEIPKKFSNLINLRHLEFSMVFGGWPRCLFPGIGQLANLRTLPYFMVSQDKGCQLEELEHLRNLQGELEIFGLENVSSFESAAKAKLSEKSSIQSLTLEWDDTNEDCDDDNINSVMEGLQPHPDLKSLAINGFKGSRFPSWMVAKDHVTVLLRNLVHLRLEKLGKCEQVPSLGDLPCLESLAMVSLHNVKRIGAEFYGLLTHLDINARSSASCSSSTSSREAKPVTLFPKLQHFRLRNMKRLEEWSDAMVPSNSSSSIKVFPSLRYLEPMFSEPDRIATRPRSGVRGQWVRPGVDRGRTG; encoded by the coding sequence CGGAAGCGCGACAAGGTACGCAActtcttttcttcctcaaatccTATTTCCTTTCGTACAGAGATGGCTAACAAGATCAAGAATGTTAGCGCATCTCTAGAGGAAGCTTACAGAGAAGCAAATCAAATCGGGCTTCATCCAGCTCAAATACGCATGACATCTGCTGATCAAAAAGAGGATCGGTCGACTGATCCTTTTGTGGACGAGTCACAAACGGTGGGAAGGGGAGTTGAGGCATCTCAAGTTGTAAGCATGTTAATTAGCTCAGACTATAAGAAGGATTTACCTGTCATCTCAATAGTTGGGATGGGTGGCCAGGGTAAAACAACCCTTGCACAGCTGGTGCTAAAAAATGAGTGTGTAGCAAAGCACTTTGATAAAACAATATGGGTGTGTGTGTCTGATGATTTCAAAGTGGAGAGGCTGTTGAACGAGATGCTACAATCCCTTGAGGGAAAAAGTGCTGAGACGACAAACACGGAAGCACTGGTGAGGAAGCTTCAAGAAAATCTGAAAGGAAAAAATTACTTGCTTGTGCTTGATGATATTTGGAATGAGAATCGAGAGAAATGGGATGGCATGAGGGGACGTTTGTTGGCAATAGGGGGTGCTCCAGGAAGCAAAATATTGGCTACCACACGTAGTGATGAGGTAGCCACAGCAATGCAAGCATCTCGTTTACATCATCTGGACATCCTCTCAGATGATCATAGCTGGATGTTGTTTGAAAAACTAGCTTTTGCAGACGGTGGTGCAAGAAAGACTCAATATCTGGCGGACATTGGCAGAAGGATACTGAAAAAGTGTGGCGGCGTGCCATTAGCAATCAAAGTGATTGGGGGTTTGTTGTATTCCAAAAAGGATGGCTCGGAATGGTTGAAGCTTGAGAAGAGTGAAATATGGAATGAGTCTACCAACACTGAAGGTGGAGTCATGTCTGTCCTGAAGCTGAGTTACGAAAACTTACCTTCATTGTCAGTGAAACAATGCTTTGCAAGTTGTTCCATTTTCCCGAAGGACGCTGACATGAGAAAAGAAAGCTTGATACAGATTTGGATGGCCCAGGGATTGATTAATGATGCCAAGGGAGGAGGTCATTTGCAAATGGAGGATATAGGCAGCGACTGCTTCAACGTATTGCTTCGGAGTTCTTTGTTGCAAGCTGGTTATAAGAATTCCATTAACGGAATTCGGAGCTGCCGGATGCACGACCTTGTGCATGATCTTTCACTGCGAGTGTCAAATAATTGTTTCTTAAATACAGAGAATGGCATGGTGGTCAGTCATAATGATGAAGTTGTGCATTTGACCGTTGTTCTGAGTCGAGGAAAGATGTTAAAGAATATCGAAGGGATTCCTCCAAATTTGCAAACGCTTTATTATATTGGGGATGATGGTATTATGCTTGAAGACATCTTGGAAAGTTCTAAATACCTTTCTGTATTAAAAGTAGACTGCAGGGCTGTTACTCATCTCCCGAATGCAGTGGGTGATATGAAACATTTAAGACATCTTGATATCAGTCGAACTGGTATCACCGCTCTGCCAGATTCGATCACAAAGCTCTACAATTTGATGACCTTGAAAGTAAGTCGCTTGGAAGAGATACCTAAGAAGTTCAGCAATTTAATTAACTTGAGGCATCTCGAGTTTTCCATGGTTTTTGGGGGTTGGCCCCGATGTTTGTTCCCTGGGATTGGGCAGCTGGCTAATCTTCGGACGCTGCCCTACTTCATGGTAAGCCAAGACAAGGGATGTCAGCTTGAGGAGCTGGAACACTTGCGCAACCTCCAAGGCGAGCTAGAAATTTTTGGACTTGAGAATGTGAGCAGCTTTGAATCGGCAGCAAAAGCAAAGTTGTCCGAAAAATCAAGCATTCAAAGTTTAACACTTGAATGGGATGATACAAATGAAGATTGCGATGACGACAATATCAATAGTGTCATGGAAGGTCTCCAACCTCACCCAGACTTGAAAAGTTTAGCCATTAATGGTTTCAAAGGTTCAAGGTTTCCGTCGTGGATGGTGGCAAAGGATCACGTGACGGTACTCCTAAGGAATCTGGTACACCTCAGGTTGGAGAAATTGGGTAAGTGTGAACAAGTACCATCACTAGGGGACTTGCCTTGTCTCGAGTCCTTAGCGATGGTCTCCTTACACAATGTGAAGCGCATTGGGGCAGAATTCTATGGTCTCCTTACACATCTCGATATTAATGCAAGGAGCAGTGCTTCTTGTAGTAGCAGCACCAGTAGCAGAGAGGCGAAACCAGTCACTCTGTTTCCGAAACTACAGCATTTTAGGCTGCGGAACATGAAAAGGCTAGAGGAGTGGTCAGATGCAATGGTTCCCTCGAATTCGTCTTCATCAATTAAGGTATTCCCTAGTCTCCGGTACTTGgaacctatgttttcagaaccggaccggatagcgactcggccgaggtcaggggtcaggggtcaatgggttcgaccgggggtcgataggggtcgaaccggatga